ACATCAAATGTGTCTTTCTTTTCTAGGGTAACAGTGGcctgaaacccaaagacaatgagatgaactcaaaaccCTGGCATTGGCCAGTCAACTATCAGGTGCGTTGAATAATCTAGGgtcaaatgtacatttttggaAAACCTTAAAGCtgaataaaattaaaatacaaatgttcTCGGTTCATTTCTGTCAAGGGTCTGAGGTTTTCTGGAGTGAATGACACAGAGTATCGTGTTTACCTGCTGGGCAACCCCGTAAGTCCATCTTAAACATGCCCCATTTCTTTCTGTTGTCACTCTTCCCTTAGAAAATGTTAATACACTCATGATTTTATGCTTTTTTCTTTTAGGTGGTTTGGTGGATACATTTGGCTAGTTTGGGCTTGTATCCTATCATGGCGGCAGTGGCAGCTATAGCCCTCAAAAGAGGTTTCTCATTGAGCCAAAAAAGAATAGGTATGAATACAGAAATACAGATACGTGGTAACTGAAGCATTTAAAAGCAAATATATGTGACAAATAATTGTTGTGTTCTCCACTTTGTCTTTCAGAGCATTCTCATGTTCTCATGAGAGAAGGAGGACTGCTGCTCCTCGCCTGGCTGCTGCACTATGCACCTTTCTATACGATGGGCCGTATCCTCTACTACCACCATTACTTCCCTGCAATGCTCTTCAGCAGCATGCTCACAGGTACCATTCATACTTTATTTTAGCTTCCTCCATTATATAGAACCAGAGGTGTTTTAGGGAGCGAGGAGGGAGAGATGTAAGGCAAAGATAGATCCACTTGGACTTTGGGACACTTTGGGAGTCAAAGTTTAAAGACTGACCACGCAAAACACGTCTGGCCATACCTCTagaacagtgtttctcaaactttttcataccaaggaccacttaaccaataaaaaaacactcgcggaccacctaactccacaaatatcccaaaacacatcgtttttctagaacagattataaatcgcctgaaaatggtacaaacaacttaagctcgttccattgcggagatactCCCGCGAGAGTGtgaaaaacttaaatgtatttatttatttcaaatgtgaaatgttaccaatatactcacggaccactagggggcgctcacggaccaccagtggtccgcggaccacactttgagaagcactgctctagaaTACATACTGTTATTATAGCAATCTCACGCAATGTCTTTTGGGATAAATTAATGACGATAATTTTGGACGGACAAAGATTGTGAGTTTCTTTTTGTACACATACAGTATGATTGGTATGATTGATTAATTGTGATCTAATGTCTCAGATATTATTGCAAAAAAAACTACATTTCACTCCAGAACTTAGAATCATAAGGTTTATGTCCGAGTTTTATCCGATGTGGGCCCACACTTTCAGCCTTTCAAAGACCCTTGATTAATGTTGTCATGTCACCGTCATGTTGGGCCGAGGGTTAAaagcattgtttgtttttcacaggAATTACATTTGACATTCTGTTGAAAAGCACCGACCTGCTAATTCGCCGGccttattgtgattggctgcaGAGACTCGGGCAGATGGTTCTTCTCTTCAGTATTCTTTACAGGTGAGATGAATATAGAGAAACTTCATAATCAGATTAGATTCAGTCTGTGATGTCAATGCATTTAACAAGGTTTCTTGTGATTTAaatactgaacaaaaatataaacaaaaCATCTTTGTGTTTTAAAATCAAGAGATAGATGGGAAGATCTATACCACTCTCATATTTGTCTTTTAAGGCTAAAGCTACATCCAGCAAGTGTTTAGTTTAGCACAAAGATTAGAAGCTAGGAAAACAGCAAGCCAGGTTTAGATTACCTCATaacctttttttaattttttatgaTCGCCTCTTTGACTTTGTATAAATCCCTTTAATCAATCTCTTTGCTTCAGTTTCTACCTGTTTCATCCGCTCTCCTACGGCATGAAGGGTCCTCTGGCACACGAGCCAGGCAGCGCCATGGCCGGCCTGAAGTGGATGGACTCCTGGGAGTTCTAGTCAGCTTTGCACGAAGAagacagattttattttaatgaagaACTGGTCTGACTGTGAGGGACTTATGGTCTTATTTTACATAATGTACTGACTGCACACACTACCATAGAATCTCTACCAACTCATGTATTATTGAGTGTCCGAACATTTCTTATTGTTGAGTATTAAAGCATGTCATGTGTAAAGAGTGCTTTATGAGAATGATCTGAATCAGTGCAATACAAATGCCAGAGTGTTGTGAAGTATTTAGGAATACAGATCGAGACAATAATGTTCACCAAACTGCCTTAATTAACTCCATATCTTGGACTTGTATGGACTTGTATGTCACAATAATAAGCTCAAGTGCCTGTAAGGAGCTAGTAAAATAACTCTAAAAATGTTTCAAATGCTGCATCTCAGTGTTGGTGACTTTTAACGAAACACTGTTTGGTACGTAGTTATAGGCTATCGGAGACtgtattttgtttgtgtttgtcttgATCGTAGTGCCCAGTATTTTTGAATTGTATATAGCGATCAGTGCTATCAAGTACTTGTTTCTGTTTTGACTTTGTAAAACTACTGGTGACTCTGTCATATACATTTCAGTATGATGAATACACTGTGATATTCTTGTAATCTGTGGTTACTTTGGTTCATACACTATCGACAAAAAAGAAACTGCTccaaatgtgtttgtttttttctccagactaaattatgactttttgtaactattatactttttgattgttatattttatttaatctcTCCCAAAAACTGGCTAAAATATTCAGGAATAATAAGTAACATTATCACAAGATATgccacaaataaatatataaatacatgaaATCATTGCTTATAACAATGTACAATTGCAATGGCTCTTTAAAACAACCCAAGACAgacttaaaacaaaaataagacCAACTCTGATCTGAACTcttttatcagtttgtctgtgatCATGTATATGCGATCATGAATACCATTACAAATTAGTCCTTGAAATGTAATAACTTAAAGATTTATACATTCCTGCTTACAGTCTAATTCTCAAAaactattttatatttataaatataggATGTTTCTCAAACGAAAGTAAAAGGTATGTAATTCAGTAGTTCTCAACCTGAAAATAGGGACCATTTGATTATAAATGATAGATTGCTTGGAGCTTTACTTATTCATTTGTCAAGGGGGGCGTTTATTCCTTGAAAGTTAATGTATCAACTGACCTCACCCATTCAAAAACATGTACATAATGTATTTTAATGCATCTTGAATTCACTTTGATGCTATTAAACCTATGTATTCAGTCTTTATACAGTTACGTTGCTCTTCCTGGTGGGAAGTTGGTGAAGAACACCGCTAGACGTCAACTCTGGGGGACGGCTGCTGTGATTGGCTGTCGTTAGTCACGTGTGTGTTTTGAAGATGGCGTCTCCAAATGGAGGTAAATTCTAATTCCTTACCCTGCTATGTTGTGTATAACATTTAAATTAGACGTGTTTAAGGACATTATATCTTTAGCAACTCCTATGCCTACACACAAGGACATACCAAGGCGACAGAAAACACATATTAACGCTGTATTTGTAATGTTTGGAGATGTTTATTACGTTGCCAAAGCCTTCACTAGCCCCAGTGTTGTTGCTGACCAATGTAAAGGGAAGAGACGATAAGCGTGAACCATCGTTCACACTGACCCACAAAACTGCTTCCAGCTACACACATAGCTAATCTCAGAAGCTTGCTGCCCTGCTATTAACAGGCTAAATCTGCTTTGTTTATCATTTGTGTAACGCCCAACTGTTTTCATTCACAATAACGTGATCAGTCATGGGTTTCACTCCAATAGTCAGTCGATGTTCATGCTTTTGTCTTGTTAACACCACTAATGTTTAGGACTGATGTCACTGATGTGATTtacaatttattaaaaacattaagGTATGACTGTATTTATTTTCCATGTAGTTGTCTTCCATGTTGATCACTTTCGTACACATGTTTGTGTGCTACCCTAAAGTATGGCAATGTATTACATTTCGACATAATTTACATATAATCTATGTATTAAGTATGTAAGCATTTTAATTATGTAGTATTTTAATCAATATATAGGCAATATATTTTCATATCTGATAAAACACACTAACATTGTATGTTATGTTGATAtacttttattatttacaaCTTCTGACGTTTTCCTCATTAAAGGCACAACTTTTTCGtttgaaaatgtagttttagtcAGATGATACTTTACACAATGTTATATAATGCCAGCTATATTGGTTCAACACAGTAATTGATAATTAAACATACACCGTAActttattattgtattattgtacttttattcttTCTAAAActcttacattacattattgcaGTACAATTAATGCATTTTCCACATAAAGAGTGTGAAAGCAAAACAAGAAGTATATTTTGTGTTCTGATAGGTGACGATTTTGAGGGCTCTTTGCTGAGTTTTGAGAAGTTGGACAGAGCGTCACCAGACCTGTGGCCGGAGCGCTGTAAGTCTACATCCCCTCTCTGTTCCTGTGATTACTGTCCATGAGATTGTGTCCTACGTTGCTATGATCTTAATTATCCTGTAATCTCTCGCACAGTGCCTGGAGTTGCAGAATTTGCTGCATCTTGTAAAAACGTGAGTTTAATTCACTGTGGCTACTTTTGATTTACAAACTAGATAATTAAGTAGGCTTGACATACTATGATATACTGTATAGGCCTCATCTATAAATCTTGTTCACTGAGACATTTGTTGTGTCTTACATCACAGCCTATCAATAATTCACCCCCTAAATGGATGGCTGAACTAGAGAGTGAGGACATTGAAATGTTGAAAGGTAATGTacaacattttagtttttttgtaacAATTTCAATTGTTTTTTGAACAAGGAGAAAGTAGACGGAAATAGTATAATCCTATCAAATGGGATCACATTTTCTGAAACTAGTTACACGTTGAGTTTTCATTATAGCTCCTGTTATCCTTCTGTAGAGCTGGGTAGTCTGACCACAGCCAACCTGATGGAGAAGGTCAAAGGACTTCAGAACCTTGCTTACCAGCTGGGCCTAGAGGAGTGTAAGTACCTGAACATCACACACCTGAAGTTAAAAAGGTTCATATATAAATGTTTGGTTCCATTTTCGCTTGAATACAATTTAAGTGAAAAGTATGCAAATGTCCCATAAACAGATGCAAGTTGGTCCACGTCACCACTAGATGGTGCTCATAGCCTTTCTTGTAGCTAGTTGATTTCACAGCCTCCATATGTGCTTTCACTTTCAAGACCCAAACAGGCTGACTGCACATAGGCTCATATGTTTTAACCCAATAACATAATGGATCAAAATTGGAACCAACCATTTTAAATCAGCTCTCCAGTTCTATGAAATAGCATAAATAGTTTGAATTGAGACCTTTATAAAGGTGTATTTAGGTCAATCTTGTTAGAGTGGAAAAGGTAGGAAAACAGGGGCATGCCCACAACAAGTGCTAAAGCATTTGATTGATGCACAATCTAGTGTTTAATCCATTCTCCACTGCCTCCATTGTCATAATCCATGTGGATTAGAGAGCTAAGTGCTCTAAGAGACAAATGGGAGTTTCCAGTGGAAAAGCAATGAAGAATTGTGATATAGCCTTCCCTCTTAATGGAAAGATATAAATACATGTTAATGTTTTTTCCCCCCTGGGTCATTTACATTCAACTAACATGCAGTCAAGGCAAAATTATGTGATGTAGATAGTAAGGTTTTAAAGTCTTGCACATTTGACTGCTTTGTAAAACTCCATTAAGACAGCTTGTACTTATGAATAAAGTTATGTAGAAAATCATTTGGAAAGGCTTTGAAATGTGAGAGATGCATAAAGGGGGAAAAAAACATCATCAAATGTGTAGGCAAGGGAGTTGACTCCTGAGTGATTGAACTGTGCTCTGCAATGGTATAATGCACACATATCCAAATGAACATACCACAGAAGGCCTAGATAAGAGTAAAACATGATATCAGGCTGTAGATTGTGTAGCATGTGTTGTATTTGCATAGACCATAAGTCACAAATTCATTTAGTTGTAAAAGTGTCTAATCTCCCGCACCAACGCACAGAAGCATGTAATCTGGCTGGTATGAAGACGTTAGCTGTCACAGGTGCAGGCCTGCAGGCTTTGCAATCATGTCATGTTCCCCCGCGATGACGGGACACAATGATGGTTATTATGGGTGTCGGAGCAGCCCTGTAATGGGTGCCTGTTTAATGCTCTGTGGTTTAATTTTCTCCTTTTCCTGGCTGTCAGGGAAGGCCTTGTAAATCTCAGCTACTTTTTCATCATGTTTTGCACTCTTCAGTACCCGTAAACGAGACTCCTCAAACTCAGATTGAGGGCAGGGGGATAGGATTTACTACCCCTCCCCCTTCAACATGTGGACCATTAAAGAGGAAGGTGGTTAATGGGCACAGAACAATCAAGCAGTGAAACTCCCCTACTGCAGTTAGAAAGAGGACCGGGACCAAACATTATTACAAGGACGCCATTTCCCCCCTGTACCTCAAACATACCAAGACAGTGTTGGTTTCTGCCCTTTTTGCACATTTTGCACTCTAAATACTGCTGTACACACATGTTTGTACATAAGTATTAACATGGAAGGGGCGGGGGGTTGTAATACTCCCTTAATCCCCCGcctcaccccctcctccaccagcaCCCCCAATGATGTCTGAGTGACGCTTGCCCGCTCTAGTCCCAGAGGGGTTTGACGCGTGCCTCTTCCTCAGGCCACAGCTGCTACCCCACCCCGTGATGAATGCTCCTGTCGTGGGCTGCTGAGCACGGGCATCAAGCCCTGAGTCTCTGGGGAGAGCTGAGGACTCTGATAAGTGCTGTTATTGGAGGTAATTGAAAGCTGAGTGTTCCTTTGGGACGCGCTGGAGGGCCGTGCTGCTGCGCACCACACTGCCAGAGATGGGGCTCTATCACACTTGTGGGCTCAGGGCTACCGACTACCATTTAACTCTTCTCCGTGTAGGGTGGGCTGTTGATTAGGAAATGTTTCCCGGGTAGCCTTCGCTCGTTAACACATTTAAACCAATAACAGAATATTAGAAAGATGTGACTGACATGTGGACTACAGCACTTGTAGGACTGAGTCACGTTTTTGAGTGATTACCTCATTTCTGATAATGGATTATATTTCAAGTGTGGGTCTTTTTAGGAGATGCCTCCACATAGGCTAGTATATGGGCCAGCTCCCAAGTTGTCCCTTGGCAGAAATTGTAGAAAGAAATGTGCATTAAAATGTTAGGGGTTGGATAAAGCGG
The sequence above is drawn from the Pseudochaenichthys georgianus chromosome 22, fPseGeo1.2, whole genome shotgun sequence genome and encodes:
- the lin52 gene encoding protein lin-52 homolog; this encodes MASPNGGDDFEGSLLSFEKLDRASPDLWPERLPGVAEFAASCKNPINNSPPKWMAELESEDIEMLKELGSLTTANLMEKVKGLQNLAYQLGLEESREMTRGKFLNILERPKK